The Hippoglossus stenolepis isolate QCI-W04-F060 chromosome 11, HSTE1.2, whole genome shotgun sequence genome includes a window with the following:
- the tsen15 gene encoding tRNA-splicing endonuclease subunit Sen15 isoform X2, whose amino-acid sequence MSEASDEAPPRQNWILLHPAYQQMKDLEVEDSAQLHAAFLVYMDLTEVRRWKDVSSLKSPELQLVLLEGRVKDGAPIQTVLPLPAHRSLCHRSIRHVLDRGFPVVLCAVASDSTLVYQKMTDGLVTPDPPVGPFQDAGRRQHRKRRQPHGEAGGRR is encoded by the exons ATGTCTGAGGCGTCAGACGAAGCTCCTCCTCGTCAGAACTGGATCCTGCTGCATCCAGCG taTCAGCAGATGAAGGACCTGGAGGTTGAGGACAGCGCTCAGCTGCACGCAGCTTTCCTCGTCTACATGGATCTAACGGAGG TGCGTCGGTGGAAGGACGTGTCTAGCCTCAAGAGTCCTGAGCTGCAGTTGGTGTTGTTAGAAGGGAGAGTGAAGGATGGAGCCCCCATCCAGACCGTCCTTCCTCTACCTGCTCACCGATCTCTGTGCCACAGAAG CATACGACACGTGCTGGACAGAGGCTTTCCCGTGGTGCTGTGTGCGGTGGCATCGGACTCCACACTAGTCTACCAGAAGATGACCGATGGTTTGGTGACACCCGACCCTCCTGTGGGGCCCTTTCAGGACGCCGGGCGCCGGCAGCACCGGAAGAGACGCCAGCCGCACGGAGAagctggagggaggaggtga
- the tsen15 gene encoding tRNA-splicing endonuclease subunit Sen15 isoform X1: MSEASDEAPPRQNWILLHPAYQQMKDLEVEDSAQLHAAFLVYMDLTEGELRRWKDVSSLKSPELQLVLLEGRVKDGAPIQTVLPLPAHRSLCHRSIRHVLDRGFPVVLCAVASDSTLVYQKMTDGLVTPDPPVGPFQDAGRRQHRKRRQPHGEAGGRR, encoded by the exons ATGTCTGAGGCGTCAGACGAAGCTCCTCCTCGTCAGAACTGGATCCTGCTGCATCCAGCG taTCAGCAGATGAAGGACCTGGAGGTTGAGGACAGCGCTCAGCTGCACGCAGCTTTCCTCGTCTACATGGATCTAACGGAGGGTGAGT TGCGTCGGTGGAAGGACGTGTCTAGCCTCAAGAGTCCTGAGCTGCAGTTGGTGTTGTTAGAAGGGAGAGTGAAGGATGGAGCCCCCATCCAGACCGTCCTTCCTCTACCTGCTCACCGATCTCTGTGCCACAGAAG CATACGACACGTGCTGGACAGAGGCTTTCCCGTGGTGCTGTGTGCGGTGGCATCGGACTCCACACTAGTCTACCAGAAGATGACCGATGGTTTGGTGACACCCGACCCTCCTGTGGGGCCCTTTCAGGACGCCGGGCGCCGGCAGCACCGGAAGAGACGCCAGCCGCACGGAGAagctggagggaggaggtga